In a genomic window of Pedobacter sp. KBS0701:
- a CDS encoding mechanosensitive ion channel family protein, whose product MKIDAGNIDHFYDKAYDWIIDKGPSVILGIVLLILGLWLIKLLGKWMQGGMHRKDINPSLRPFLTSLILISLRILLVLTVMQIIGIQLTFLTVLIGGIGVAAGLALSGTLQNFASGVLILLLKPFVVGDNIIAQSQEGTVSSIQIFYTIVKTFDNRTVVIPNSKLSNEVIINISREGIRRLDIEIKFSYGIDYDKVVSIFNKTVDEFSSCLKTPERRIGVSALEDSGFRANINVWVNAHGFTDTKLSFLEVLMKNLKLGGIKLPGMAE is encoded by the coding sequence ATGAAGATTGATGCCGGTAATATTGACCATTTTTATGATAAGGCCTATGATTGGATAATTGATAAAGGGCCATCTGTAATTTTAGGTATTGTGTTGCTTATTTTAGGCTTGTGGTTGATTAAGTTACTGGGAAAATGGATGCAGGGTGGTATGCACCGCAAAGATATAAATCCTTCATTACGCCCATTTTTAACCAGTTTAATACTCATTAGCTTAAGAATTTTACTCGTACTTACTGTAATGCAGATTATTGGCATTCAGCTTACTTTTTTAACAGTTTTGATAGGTGGTATTGGAGTTGCAGCTGGCTTAGCACTATCCGGTACGCTGCAAAATTTTGCCAGTGGTGTATTGATTTTACTATTAAAACCTTTTGTTGTGGGTGATAATATTATTGCACAAAGCCAGGAAGGAACGGTATCTTCAATCCAGATATTCTATACCATAGTTAAAACCTTTGACAATAGAACTGTAGTTATTCCCAATAGTAAATTATCGAACGAAGTGATTATCAATATCAGCAGAGAGGGTATTAGAAGATTGGATATTGAAATAAAATTTAGTTATGGGATAGACTATGATAAAGTGGTTTCCATTTTCAATAAAACAGTCGATGAATTTAGTTCTTGTTTAAAAACACCAGAACGGAGAATAGGCGTATCTGCTTTAGAAGATAGTGGTTTCAGAGCAAATATAAATGTTTGGGTCAATGCACACGGATTTACAGATACTAAACTCTCTTTTCTGGAAGTGTTAATGAAAAACCTAAAACTTGGAGGAATAAAATTGCCAGGTATGGCTGAATAA
- a CDS encoding alpha/beta hydrolase produces MKTNLLKPFTIVCGMAVLLSACTGETKTTAATDSTITDSTLNAALKPAGPAPEWGKTIKPEMQVVIEKLSSYGDKPLETLSATDARKNHTPTDAVMDLIKQNNIVVPAPKVDTTGKDIEANDGKIHLRVYTPKKGNGPYPLIVYYHGGGFVIANLDVYNASAQALAEQVNAIVVSVAYRLAPENKFPTAHNDAFTAYEWAIKNAVDLKADPAKIAVVGESAGGNLAANVSIMARNKHIMLPVHEVLIYPIAQADMNTKSYKMYENAKPLNKAMMSWFTEKYLNSMIEAQDPKISLVNANLKGLPPTTIITAEIDPLHDDGVILAEKLSAAGVKVNSKNYEGVTHEFFGMALLVPEAKAAQAYAADQLKAAFK; encoded by the coding sequence ATGAAAACCAACTTGTTAAAACCTTTCACCATTGTTTGTGGAATGGCTGTTTTACTTTCAGCCTGCACAGGTGAAACTAAAACCACTGCAGCGACAGACTCAACTATAACTGACTCTACTCTAAATGCGGCATTAAAACCTGCGGGACCAGCACCTGAATGGGGAAAAACAATAAAACCGGAAATGCAGGTGGTAATAGAAAAATTAAGCAGTTATGGGGATAAGCCTTTAGAAACTTTAAGTGCTACTGATGCGCGTAAGAATCATACACCCACAGACGCGGTAATGGATTTAATCAAACAAAATAATATTGTTGTCCCTGCACCTAAGGTAGATACAACGGGTAAGGATATTGAGGCTAATGATGGTAAAATTCATTTGCGCGTTTACACCCCTAAAAAAGGAAATGGACCCTATCCGCTCATTGTTTATTATCATGGTGGCGGTTTTGTTATCGCTAATTTAGATGTTTATAATGCATCTGCCCAGGCTTTGGCTGAACAGGTTAATGCAATTGTGGTTTCTGTAGCTTACCGCTTAGCACCCGAAAACAAATTTCCCACAGCACATAACGACGCTTTTACAGCCTATGAATGGGCTATAAAAAATGCAGTTGACTTAAAAGCTGATCCAGCAAAAATTGCAGTGGTTGGTGAAAGTGCAGGCGGGAATTTAGCGGCAAATGTATCTATTATGGCCAGAAACAAACATATCATGCTTCCTGTACACGAGGTTTTGATCTATCCTATTGCTCAGGCAGATATGAATACAAAATCGTATAAAATGTATGAAAATGCAAAGCCGTTAAATAAAGCGATGATGAGCTGGTTTACCGAAAAATACCTTAATAGCATGATCGAAGCGCAAGACCCTAAAATATCATTGGTTAATGCCAATTTAAAAGGACTTCCGCCAACAACTATTATCACGGCTGAAATAGATCCCTTACATGATGATGGAGTAATACTAGCCGAAAAACTGAGCGCTGCCGGGGTAAAAGTTAACAGTAAAAATTATGAAGGAGTAACACACGAATTTTTTGGGATGGCGCTACTTGTGCCTGAAGCGAAAGCTGCCCAGGCTTATGCCGCAGATCAATTGAAAGCTGCTTTTAAATAG
- a CDS encoding response regulator transcription factor, with product MAKKNILVIEDNHAILDVITLILESEAFNVDGLNKGADFINHVQEFNPDVIIMDIMLPDVDGRVLLKELKETESTMHIPVLMISARYNANNYTLDGIEADDFMAKPFNIDELMDKIYALLRK from the coding sequence TTGGCAAAGAAAAATATTTTAGTTATTGAAGATAACCATGCAATCCTTGATGTTATTACACTTATTTTAGAAAGCGAAGCTTTTAATGTTGATGGACTGAACAAAGGTGCTGATTTTATTAACCATGTTCAGGAGTTTAATCCAGATGTAATAATTATGGATATTATGCTCCCTGACGTTGATGGAAGGGTACTTTTAAAAGAACTTAAAGAGACAGAGTCTACCATGCATATTCCCGTATTAATGATTTCTGCCCGTTATAATGCGAACAACTATACATTAGATGGTATAGAAGCAGATGATTTTATGGCCAAACCTTTTAACATCGACGAGTTGATGGACAAGATTTATGCTTTGCTGAGGAAATAG
- a CDS encoding glycoside hydrolase family 130 protein — protein MRLYIERKPVKVNPDTKRVIARFFFNGEERALEVIRKVLEFSDEKVFSLISPILQEYSKRHRNITKILTRHCKKLKKQFIALGTELEDVDEYTRLLIGAYFTHEYSIESAAFFNPSIVDDPDQTDLVEGEKRVIISFRAVGEGHISSIVFRRALIDKNNNIQVLPVGNYVDEAEVVKNAIYVKKLFLKKAAYAQIDPSVLEEIEAKLDDKFEYTSLSNIIKDSKSLHKENPTRLIEYDKILWLSDTYHTITFSKDTDISDRVIFPISEFERKGIEDARFVKFIKDDGKVLYYATYTAFDGSLIIPKLVQTEDFYEFKVIPLYGDGAQNKNLALFPRKIKGKYVMMSRIDGWNNYLMFSDKVNVWENPILLKQPRYDWELVQIGNCGSPIETEKGWIVITHGVGPMRRYCIGVSLLDLEDPSKEIGHLKEPLIIPNNDEREGYVPNVVYSCGSIISNGELIIPYGLSDYSSSFATVNLELLLNKLLENNDK, from the coding sequence ATGAGATTATACATAGAGCGTAAACCGGTTAAGGTTAATCCGGATACTAAAAGAGTTATTGCCCGTTTTTTTTTCAACGGAGAGGAGAGAGCATTAGAAGTAATTAGAAAGGTTTTAGAGTTTTCAGACGAAAAAGTGTTTTCACTGATTTCGCCCATTTTGCAGGAATATTCGAAAAGGCACCGAAACATCACGAAGATTTTAACACGTCACTGCAAAAAGTTAAAAAAGCAGTTTATTGCATTGGGTACCGAATTGGAAGATGTAGATGAATATACGAGATTGCTTATCGGAGCCTATTTTACACACGAATATTCCATTGAATCGGCTGCATTTTTTAACCCGAGTATTGTTGATGATCCTGATCAGACCGATCTGGTAGAAGGAGAAAAGCGGGTAATTATTAGCTTCAGGGCTGTAGGTGAGGGGCACATTTCTTCCATAGTTTTCCGCCGTGCTTTGATCGATAAAAACAATAATATCCAGGTTTTACCAGTAGGCAATTATGTTGATGAGGCTGAGGTAGTTAAAAATGCAATCTACGTTAAAAAACTCTTCCTTAAAAAAGCGGCTTATGCGCAGATCGATCCTTCTGTGCTCGAAGAAATTGAAGCAAAACTGGACGATAAATTTGAATACACCAGCTTAAGCAATATCATTAAGGATTCAAAAAGTCTGCATAAAGAAAATCCAACACGACTGATCGAATACGATAAAATACTTTGGCTATCAGATACTTATCATACCATAACTTTTTCAAAAGATACCGATATTTCTGATCGTGTAATTTTTCCTATATCTGAATTTGAGCGTAAAGGAATTGAAGATGCACGTTTTGTAAAATTTATTAAAGATGACGGAAAAGTGCTGTACTATGCCACATATACAGCTTTTGATGGTTCTTTAATTATTCCTAAGCTGGTACAAACAGAGGATTTTTATGAGTTTAAGGTAATTCCGCTTTATGGAGATGGTGCACAGAACAAAAACCTGGCGCTATTTCCAAGAAAAATTAAAGGAAAATATGTAATGATGAGCCGGATAGATGGCTGGAATAATTACCTGATGTTTTCGGACAAGGTTAATGTTTGGGAGAACCCAATACTGTTAAAACAACCTCGTTACGATTGGGAACTGGTACAGATCGGTAACTGTGGTTCTCCGATTGAAACGGAGAAAGGCTGGATTGTGATTACCCACGGCGTTGGCCCGATGCGTAGATATTGTATTGGTGTAAGTTTGTTGGATCTGGAAGATCCGAGTAAAGAAATTGGTCATTTAAAAGAGCCTTTAATTATCCCAAATAACGACGAACGCGAAGGTTATGTACCCAATGTGGTTTATTCATGCGGTTCGATCATCAGCAACGGTGAACTGATTATTCCTTATGGATTGTCTGATTACAGCTCTTCTTTCGCAACAGTAAATTTGGAGCTGCTGTTGAATAAATTATTGGAAAACAACGATAAATAA
- a CDS encoding glycosyltransferase family 4 protein has protein sequence MKIAYISTYPPRECGLATFNQNLVNALSLNPAYNPQKSFVVALNESDDVNEHDYPNEVKFVIRQQNQKDYIDAADFINNSDVDSCIIEHEFGIYGGNSGVFLLSLINRLKKPFITILHTVLKEPNFMQQTIIKEIAVKSSKIVVMSKKAVLFLTSIYQIPKASIKLIEHGVPDLEPIPNNEIAQSELFKNRKVLFTFGLISRNKGLETVIKALPNIVAQHPDVLYVILGNTHPGVVKHNGEEYRDSLKALAKDLGVENNIAFVNKFVSEEELHQYLTACYLYITPYLNEAQITSGTLSYAVGAGAAVVSTPYWHAQELLADNRGKLFDFKNDVQLATIVNELLSDQDKYQKLRKNAYKYGLNLRWPAIGSVYLSVLDEALAAGKKPERITPPIIDVEGMPALNLNHISLLTDDTGIIQHARFGIPNLKEGYCIDDNARALIMALMAIEQDKNPKALKLMPVYLSFIQYMQTDDGNFRNFLSFNRNYLDEIGSEDSFGRTIWALGYLVCSAPNNSYREFGRELFSHSIPHFKELKYLRGKANTIIGLSYYLCAHPGDELITKEINLLANSLMASYKDNKDGDWHWFEDILTYDNAILPLALLHHYEVTGNTASYKIAIESVEFLNSFSFENGYLNPVGNAGWMKKHGKNPIYDQQAIETMAMVLLYAKTFEVTKDEKYLSLMHISYEWFLGKNSLHIPLYDFETHGCADGLQFNSVNRNQGAESTLAYFVSHLAILKAAEAEYETLSSPLVEADKCS, from the coding sequence ATGAAAATCGCCTATATTTCAACCTATCCTCCGCGCGAATGTGGTTTAGCAACTTTTAATCAGAATTTGGTTAATGCATTAAGTTTAAATCCAGCTTACAATCCGCAAAAAAGTTTTGTTGTTGCCTTAAATGAATCGGATGATGTTAATGAACACGATTACCCAAACGAAGTAAAATTTGTTATTCGTCAACAAAATCAAAAAGATTATATTGATGCAGCAGATTTTATCAATAACAGTGATGTAGACAGCTGTATCATTGAGCATGAATTTGGTATATATGGCGGCAATAGCGGTGTATTCTTATTGTCTTTAATTAACAGATTAAAAAAACCATTCATTACCATTTTGCATACGGTTTTAAAAGAACCGAATTTTATGCAGCAGACCATTATTAAAGAAATTGCAGTTAAATCATCTAAAATAGTGGTGATGAGCAAAAAAGCAGTCTTATTTTTAACCAGTATTTACCAGATTCCTAAGGCTTCTATTAAATTAATAGAGCATGGTGTTCCGGATCTGGAACCTATACCAAATAACGAAATTGCACAAAGTGAACTGTTTAAAAATCGAAAAGTGCTTTTTACTTTTGGTTTAATTAGCAGGAATAAAGGTTTAGAAACGGTGATTAAAGCTTTACCCAACATCGTAGCACAACATCCTGATGTTTTGTATGTGATTTTGGGCAATACCCATCCCGGTGTGGTAAAACATAACGGTGAAGAATATCGTGATAGTTTAAAAGCACTGGCGAAAGATTTGGGCGTAGAAAATAATATTGCATTCGTCAATAAATTTGTATCTGAGGAAGAATTGCATCAATATTTAACCGCCTGTTATTTATACATTACACCTTATTTAAATGAAGCACAAATTACCAGTGGTACACTATCTTATGCGGTAGGTGCTGGTGCAGCAGTAGTTTCTACCCCATATTGGCATGCGCAGGAACTTTTAGCCGATAACAGAGGCAAATTGTTTGATTTTAAGAATGATGTACAATTGGCAACCATTGTAAACGAGCTATTAAGTGATCAAGATAAATATCAGAAGCTGAGGAAAAATGCTTATAAATATGGATTAAATCTTCGTTGGCCGGCGATTGGAAGTGTTTATCTTAGCGTATTAGATGAGGCTTTGGCTGCAGGAAAAAAACCAGAAAGGATTACTCCTCCTATTATTGATGTTGAAGGTATGCCAGCGCTTAATTTAAACCATATTTCATTGTTGACAGATGATACCGGAATCATTCAGCATGCCCGTTTTGGTATTCCAAATTTGAAGGAAGGCTATTGTATTGATGACAATGCCAGAGCTCTAATTATGGCTTTAATGGCTATAGAGCAGGATAAAAATCCTAAAGCTTTAAAATTGATGCCTGTTTATCTTAGTTTTATTCAATATATGCAAACGGATGATGGGAATTTCAGGAATTTCCTGAGTTTTAACCGCAATTATTTGGATGAAATAGGCTCAGAAGATTCTTTCGGCCGAACCATCTGGGCATTGGGCTATTTAGTTTGCAGCGCACCCAACAATTCTTACCGTGAATTCGGCAGGGAATTATTTTCGCACTCTATTCCACATTTCAAAGAATTAAAATACCTCCGTGGAAAAGCAAATACCATTATTGGTCTATCCTATTACCTGTGTGCCCATCCTGGCGATGAGTTAATTACAAAAGAAATCAATTTGCTGGCCAATTCATTAATGGCATCATATAAAGACAATAAAGATGGCGATTGGCATTGGTTTGAAGATATTCTTACTTATGATAATGCAATACTTCCTTTGGCCTTGCTTCATCATTATGAAGTTACCGGGAATACTGCATCTTATAAAATTGCCATAGAAAGTGTTGAATTTTTAAATAGCTTTTCTTTCGAAAACGGATACCTAAATCCTGTTGGCAATGCCGGATGGATGAAAAAACACGGTAAAAATCCTATATATGACCAACAGGCTATAGAAACGATGGCAATGGTTTTACTCTATGCTAAAACCTTCGAAGTAACTAAAGATGAAAAGTATTTAAGTTTAATGCATATCAGCTATGAGTGGTTTTTAGGGAAAAACAGCTTACATATTCCATTGTACGATTTTGAAACACATGGCTGTGCAGATGGCTTACAATTTAACAGCGTCAACAGAAATCAAGGTGCCGAAAGTACGCTGGCTTACTTTGTCTCGCACCTGGCTATCCTTAAAGCAGCAGAAGCAGAATATGAAACCTTGTCTTCCCCCTTAGTAGAGGCAGATAAATGTAGCTAA
- a CDS encoding Ku protein, protein MRSIWKGSIGFGLVNIPIKLFSGVQNSNLDLDMLDERDHAKIKFLRVNENTHKEVPYEKIVKGYFLKDRYIVLDKHDFEEAAPEKTKIIELENFVDIKEINPIYYETSYYTEPEKQGKKAYSLLLKALQKSGKAGVARFVLRNTENLCVIHPMENVIVITKIRFEQEIRSLSELNKVDDITITKKEMDVGLALIKQYSSKFDLSTFKDDYSTELLKIIKAKAKGKRATVKKMKPQKASSDDLYDQLMQSLGSKKGA, encoded by the coding sequence ATGAGATCAATATGGAAAGGTTCGATTGGGTTTGGTTTGGTAAATATCCCGATTAAGTTGTTTTCAGGAGTCCAGAACAGTAATCTTGATTTAGATATGCTCGATGAACGCGATCATGCAAAGATTAAATTCCTTAGAGTAAATGAAAATACACATAAAGAAGTTCCTTATGAGAAAATAGTTAAAGGCTATTTTTTAAAAGACAGGTACATCGTTTTAGATAAGCACGATTTTGAAGAGGCTGCACCTGAAAAAACTAAAATTATAGAATTAGAGAATTTTGTTGATATAAAAGAGATAAATCCTATTTATTACGAAACTTCTTATTATACCGAGCCTGAAAAGCAGGGCAAAAAAGCTTATAGTTTGTTGTTAAAAGCATTGCAAAAATCTGGTAAAGCTGGCGTGGCCAGATTTGTTCTCAGGAATACAGAAAATCTCTGTGTTATTCATCCCATGGAAAACGTAATTGTAATCACAAAAATCAGATTCGAACAGGAAATCAGAAGCTTATCTGAGCTTAATAAGGTTGATGATATTACCATCACCAAAAAAGAAATGGATGTGGGATTAGCTTTGATCAAACAATATAGCTCAAAATTCGATTTGAGTACATTTAAAGATGATTACAGTACCGAATTATTGAAAATTATTAAAGCAAAAGCTAAAGGAAAACGAGCTACTGTGAAGAAGATGAAACCTCAAAAAGCTTCCAGTGATGATTTGTATGATCAACTGATGCAGAGCTTAGGTTCGAAGAAAGGAGCGTAG
- a CDS encoding ATP-binding protein, with product MTKFSVDLTNCDKEPIHIPGKIQSHGFLVAVDKNSSTITYISENTGDFLQEQARSLLNKPLSDLNHSIKQQDAAFNIEDLLKLGIIRKSFDAISPHPIEINGHPFYLIISSSKNDWLLEFEPVTLQFDIQSSIGRSASSMLQGKNISALLKGAAKEVKRLINYDRIMIYKFLEDGHGEVVAEEKEETLEAFFGLHYPASDIPKQARELYKLNLTRLIADVNIADSKIITFKENEALDLTNGGLRAVSPIHIQYLKNMGVHSSFSISLISHGELWGLIACHNYSPKFIDYKAREGAKLIGQILSSALEYRQEEEDAKIIEQFKSTANILSEHLTRDKYLIEAITTHKRTILNVTKASGVAVIFENELKTIGNVPLEEDIRALSAWLKTANDESIFYTHRLSEIYSPAKKYKSVASGILSCIINREMGEMVIWFKPEMITNVNWAGNPEKSVVPSENGLMSLSPRKSFEIWSEVVNNTSEKWMAEEVDSVLRIREIIIADINKKANEIRLLNEKLQAAYEELDTFSYTVSHDLRTPLTSIKTYAELMLKNKSIDDGGKKMLSRILAGADKMNSLIKEILNLARVGRSEVNFETVNIESLIKDIKSEVWSAYKADHSVLILGQLPNIKGDKTMITQVFTNLIGNAVKYSAMVNEPKIEVSSYIDGGEIIYSVKDNGIGIDNRYYDRVFELFKRMDNVKEIEGSGVGLAIVKRVVEKHHGRVWFESKLNVGSTFFVAFKNR from the coding sequence ATGACTAAATTTTCTGTAGACCTAACCAATTGTGATAAAGAACCCATTCATATCCCGGGCAAAATTCAATCACATGGTTTTCTGGTAGCTGTTGACAAGAACAGCTCAACCATTACCTATATCAGTGAAAATACAGGAGATTTTTTACAAGAACAAGCCAGAAGCTTATTAAATAAACCACTGTCAGATTTAAATCACTCTATTAAACAACAAGACGCTGCGTTTAATATTGAAGATTTACTGAAACTGGGTATTATACGCAAAAGTTTCGATGCCATTAGCCCGCACCCCATCGAAATTAACGGACATCCGTTTTATCTCATTATTTCTTCATCAAAAAACGACTGGTTACTAGAATTTGAACCTGTTACGCTGCAATTCGACATTCAAAGTTCAATTGGCCGTTCAGCTTCATCCATGCTTCAGGGAAAAAACATTTCCGCCTTATTGAAGGGGGCGGCCAAAGAAGTAAAAAGGCTGATCAATTACGACCGTATTATGATCTACAAATTTTTGGAAGATGGCCACGGCGAAGTTGTTGCAGAAGAAAAAGAAGAAACATTAGAAGCTTTTTTTGGCCTGCATTATCCGGCATCAGATATCCCGAAGCAAGCCAGAGAACTTTATAAACTTAATTTAACGAGGCTAATTGCAGACGTAAACATAGCCGATTCAAAAATTATTACATTTAAAGAAAATGAAGCACTTGATTTAACCAATGGAGGCTTAAGAGCAGTATCTCCCATACATATTCAATATTTAAAGAATATGGGTGTTCACTCCAGTTTTAGTATATCCTTAATTTCTCATGGAGAGCTTTGGGGTTTAATTGCATGCCATAATTATAGTCCGAAATTTATTGATTATAAAGCGAGAGAAGGTGCAAAGCTAATCGGACAAATTCTTTCCTCTGCATTGGAATATCGCCAGGAAGAAGAAGACGCAAAAATTATTGAGCAATTTAAAAGTACCGCAAACATTCTTTCAGAGCATTTAACACGTGATAAGTATTTAATTGAGGCGATAACTACGCATAAACGTACTATTTTAAATGTTACCAAAGCGTCAGGTGTGGCCGTCATTTTCGAAAATGAACTCAAAACTATTGGAAATGTACCATTGGAAGAAGATATAAGAGCACTTTCAGCATGGTTGAAAACGGCCAATGATGAGTCGATATTCTATACCCATCGATTATCTGAAATCTATTCTCCCGCTAAAAAATATAAATCTGTAGCTTCCGGTATTCTTTCCTGTATTATCAATAGGGAAATGGGTGAAATGGTGATTTGGTTTAAACCCGAAATGATTACCAACGTAAATTGGGCAGGAAATCCTGAAAAATCTGTAGTTCCATCAGAAAATGGTTTAATGAGCCTGTCTCCGCGTAAATCTTTCGAAATCTGGTCGGAGGTAGTGAACAACACGTCTGAAAAATGGATGGCTGAAGAAGTTGACTCTGTGTTAAGGATACGAGAAATTATCATTGCCGATATTAATAAAAAGGCGAATGAAATTAGATTACTTAATGAGAAATTGCAGGCAGCTTACGAAGAACTGGATACGTTTAGTTACACCGTATCACATGATTTAAGAACCCCTCTTACCTCGATTAAAACTTACGCAGAGCTGATGCTTAAAAACAAGAGCATAGATGATGGAGGTAAAAAAATGTTAAGCAGGATTTTAGCCGGCGCTGATAAAATGAACTCATTGATTAAGGAGATTTTAAATTTAGCAAGAGTCGGCCGTTCTGAGGTTAATTTTGAAACAGTCAACATAGAATCTTTGATAAAAGATATCAAAAGCGAGGTGTGGTCGGCCTATAAAGCAGATCATTCAGTGTTAATTTTAGGACAACTCCCTAACATCAAAGGTGATAAAACCATGATTACGCAGGTTTTTACAAATTTAATTGGAAATGCTGTTAAATACTCTGCCATGGTTAATGAACCCAAAATCGAGGTTTCTTCGTATATAGACGGAGGAGAGATTATCTATTCAGTTAAAGACAATGGTATAGGAATTGATAACCGGTATTATGACAGAGTTTTTGAACTTTTTAAACGTATGGATAATGTGAAGGAGATTGAAGGATCAGGAGTGGGACTTGCTATTGTAAAAAGGGTTGTAGAAAAACATCATGGCAGAGTTTGGTTTGAGAGTAAGTTGAATGTAGGATCGACCTTTTTTGTAGCTTTTAAAAACAGATAA
- a CDS encoding STAS/SEC14 domain-containing protein: MLTEITGLPDHIFGVRATGEVTSDDIKSVLLTGLKRTADRFKEIRYLLVLETDVKNFTAGAWVQDVKAGLQNFNKWKKIAVVSAEKGVEWFTDVFTLATPGKSKGFKPEEIEEAKAWLNAED; encoded by the coding sequence ATGCTAACAGAAATAACAGGGCTTCCAGATCATATTTTTGGCGTAAGAGCTACCGGAGAAGTTACAAGCGATGATATTAAGAGCGTTCTATTAACGGGTTTAAAAAGAACGGCCGACCGGTTTAAGGAAATCAGGTATTTGCTTGTTTTGGAAACTGATGTGAAGAATTTTACTGCCGGTGCCTGGGTACAAGACGTTAAAGCAGGTTTACAGAATTTTAACAAATGGAAAAAAATTGCAGTAGTAAGCGCTGAAAAAGGAGTTGAGTGGTTTACTGATGTTTTCACCCTCGCTACACCTGGTAAATCAAAAGGCTTTAAACCCGAAGAAATAGAAGAGGCAAAGGCATGGCTGAATGCTGAAGATTAA